A region from the bacterium genome encodes:
- a CDS encoding heme lyase CcmF/NrfE family subunit, whose translation MADIGYQALLIAMALTAYAAVIYFGAARRRTSLYFASAHRAVYASLALVTLASFALIHAFLTRDFQIEYVAHYSNRSLSWFYTLAAFWAGQDGSLLFWTWLLTIFAAIVLASNKKRNPELLPATMAVIQVTTLFFLYLATFKTNPFARTPFVPEDGNGLNPLLQNPGMVFHPPSLYIGFVAFTVPFAFAIAALINKSLDERWLKSIRRWTLFAWLFLTIGNILGMQWAYVELGWGGYWAWDPVENASLLPWLTGTAFLHSVIVQERKGMLKIWNLVLVTLTFALTIFGTFVTRSGVISSVHAFGVSNLGPSFLAFLGLILAGSFVLIVNRRSLLEGRGVVGSWSSKESSFLLNNILFIAMTVAVLTGTLWPTLTEAIRHQKITVGPEWFNRMVTPIGLGIFALTGLCALYAWNKTSPRNLHRNFLWPAAISLALLLKLMLLGLRGALPLLALAIAFFSLSATLIEFVRGARVRGRTDHLSFVRALISLAQKNKRRYGGYIVHIGVLLLFLGIIGSSAFGVDKEATLRKGQGLELGRYRLVFQGLRSEERPDRRVDAAMFDLFINGRPAGTLEAEKHLHPNYQPATEVAIRSNLREDLYVILASYDLRSQSATVSVMINPLMIWMWVGGIVMVLGTLLAVSPQRTNQRKEG comes from the coding sequence TTATTTCGGCGCAGCCCGCCGACGCACCTCTCTCTATTTCGCCAGTGCGCACCGCGCGGTCTATGCTTCCCTGGCCCTCGTGACCCTGGCATCGTTCGCACTGATCCACGCCTTTCTCACCCGCGATTTTCAGATCGAGTATGTCGCCCATTACTCAAACCGTTCCCTCTCCTGGTTTTACACCCTCGCAGCCTTCTGGGCCGGCCAGGACGGCTCGCTCCTCTTCTGGACCTGGCTGCTGACCATTTTCGCTGCTATCGTCCTGGCGAGCAACAAGAAACGCAATCCGGAGCTGCTGCCGGCGACCATGGCGGTGATCCAGGTCACGACGCTCTTTTTCCTCTATCTGGCGACCTTCAAGACCAATCCCTTCGCCCGAACCCCCTTCGTGCCCGAGGACGGCAATGGCCTCAATCCGCTGCTACAAAATCCCGGCATGGTCTTCCACCCCCCCAGCCTCTATATCGGTTTTGTCGCCTTCACCGTGCCCTTTGCCTTCGCCATCGCCGCCCTGATCAACAAGAGCCTCGACGAGCGCTGGCTCAAGAGCATCCGCCGCTGGACCCTCTTCGCCTGGCTTTTCCTGACCATCGGCAACATCCTCGGCATGCAGTGGGCCTATGTCGAGCTCGGCTGGGGCGGCTATTGGGCCTGGGATCCGGTCGAAAACGCCTCACTCTTGCCCTGGCTGACCGGCACGGCTTTTCTGCATTCGGTGATCGTCCAGGAGCGAAAGGGGATGCTCAAGATCTGGAATCTGGTTCTTGTGACCCTCACCTTTGCCCTCACCATTTTCGGAACCTTCGTCACCCGCAGCGGAGTCATCTCTTCGGTGCATGCCTTCGGGGTCTCCAATCTCGGCCCCTCTTTTCTGGCTTTCCTGGGATTAATTCTGGCCGGTTCGTTTGTTCTCATCGTCAATCGTCGCTCGTTGCTGGAAGGCCGTGGTGTAGTGGGCAGCTGGAGCTCCAAGGAATCGAGTTTCCTGCTCAACAACATCCTCTTCATCGCCATGACCGTCGCGGTCCTGACCGGCACCCTTTGGCCGACGCTGACCGAGGCGATCCGCCACCAAAAGATCACCGTGGGCCCTGAATGGTTCAACCGCATGGTGACTCCGATCGGCCTGGGGATTTTCGCCCTGACCGGTCTCTGCGCGCTCTACGCCTGGAACAAAACCAGCCCGCGCAACCTGCACCGTAATTTCCTCTGGCCCGCGGCGATCAGCCTCGCGCTACTCCTGAAACTGATGCTCCTCGGCCTGCGCGGTGCACTGCCGCTGCTGGCCCTGGCCATCGCCTTTTTCTCGCTCAGCGCAACCCTCATCGAGTTCGTGCGCGGCGCCCGGGTGCGCGGCCGGACCGATCATCTCAGCTTCGTCCGCGCCCTCATCAGCCTGGCACAAAAAAACAAGCGCCGGTATGGCGGCTATATCGTCCATATCGGTGTGCTCCTGCTCTTCCTCGGCATCATCGGCTCCTCAGCCTTCGGGGTCGACAAGGAAGCCACCCTGCGCAAAGGCCAGGGCCTCGAGCTCGGGCGCTACCGCCTCGTCTTTCAGGGGCTGCGCAGCGAGGAGCGGCCCGACCGGCGGGTGGATGCGGCGATGTTCGATCTCTTCATCAACGGCCGTCCAGCCGGCACACTGGAGGCCGAGAAGCATCTTCACCCCAATTATCAACCAGCCACCGAGGTCGCCATCCGCTCCAACCTGCGCGAGGACCTCTACGTCATCCTCGCCAGCTATGATCTGCGCAGCCAGAGTGCCACCGTCAGCGTCATGATCAATCCGTTGATGATCTGGATGTGGGTCGGCGGCATCGTTATGGTGCTGGGCACCCTGCTGGCGGTCTCGCCGCAGCGCACCAACCAACGCAAGGAAGGGTGA
- the ccmA gene encoding heme ABC exporter ATP-binding protein CcmA, producing MIRCKDIRKDFGALRALRGVSFEMEAGGLAALLGANGAGKTTLLRIIAGLTRASAGMVEVAGFQVRKTPQEVRRCIGVVSHQTLLYEDLSAEENLYFYGRMYGVAALPRRIDALLEMMELQPRRRDLVRTFSRGMQQRLALARAMLHQPKVLLLDEPFTGLDVHATDLLTRFIARAGADRVTVLMTVHDPDYALAHAQRLLVLHRGRLVIDRPAVQVAKADIIQHLREN from the coding sequence GTGATCCGTTGCAAGGACATCCGCAAGGACTTTGGCGCCTTACGGGCTCTGCGCGGCGTCTCCTTCGAAATGGAAGCGGGCGGGCTGGCCGCTTTGCTCGGCGCCAATGGCGCGGGCAAGACCACCCTACTGCGGATCATCGCCGGCCTGACGCGCGCCTCCGCCGGCATGGTCGAGGTGGCGGGATTCCAGGTCCGTAAAACCCCGCAGGAGGTGCGCCGCTGCATCGGCGTGGTCAGCCATCAGACCTTACTCTATGAGGACCTCTCCGCCGAAGAGAATCTGTACTTTTACGGCCGGATGTATGGCGTCGCCGCACTGCCGCGGCGCATCGACGCTCTGCTGGAAATGATGGAGCTGCAGCCTCGGCGTCGCGATCTGGTGCGCACCTTCTCGCGCGGCATGCAGCAGCGCCTCGCCCTGGCCCGCGCCATGCTCCACCAGCCCAAGGTCCTGCTTCTCGACGAGCCCTTCACCGGCCTTGATGTTCACGCAACCGATCTGCTGACCCGGTTCATCGCCCGCGCCGGCGCGGATCGGGTGACCGTGCTGATGACCGTCCACGATCCCGATTATGCCCTGGCGCATGCGCAGCGGCTGTTGGTGCTGCACCGGGGCCGGCTGGTCATCGACCGCCCCGCAGTGCAAGTCGCAAAGGCGGACATCATCCAGCATTTGCGCGAGAACTAG
- a CDS encoding heme exporter protein CcmB — protein MQALAQLYTILRKDLLQELRGKEIITAMLVFSLTVVVIFNFVFDPGSTEMRAAAPGILWVAFVFASNLGLARAFAREQENAMMQGLLLCPVDRSTLFAAKVIGNVIFITVVELITLPVMVVLFDLAIGSVWPLLIAILLLGTFGFATVGTLFSAISANTRSREVMLPIMLFPVSVPVILAAIKSTAALLDGRGVVEIWPWLRLLIVFDVLYFFVCFLLYEYVVEE, from the coding sequence ATGCAAGCCCTGGCACAATTATACACCATCCTCCGCAAGGACCTGCTGCAGGAACTGCGCGGCAAGGAGATCATCACCGCCATGCTCGTCTTTTCGCTGACCGTGGTGGTGATCTTTAACTTCGTTTTCGATCCCGGATCGACCGAGATGCGCGCCGCCGCCCCCGGCATTCTCTGGGTCGCCTTCGTTTTCGCCAGCAACCTCGGCCTCGCCCGTGCCTTTGCCCGCGAGCAGGAGAACGCGATGATGCAGGGTCTTCTGCTCTGTCCGGTCGACCGCAGCACCCTCTTCGCTGCCAAGGTCATCGGCAATGTGATCTTTATTACGGTGGTGGAGCTGATCACCCTGCCGGTGATGGTCGTTCTCTTTGACCTGGCGATCGGGAGCGTCTGGCCGCTGCTGATCGCCATCCTGCTGCTGGGCACTTTCGGCTTTGCGACGGTCGGCACCCTCTTTTCCGCGATCTCGGCCAACACCCGCTCGCGCGAAGTGATGCTGCCGATTATGCTCTTCCCGGTTTCCGTGCCGGTCATTCTCGCGGCGATCAAGAGCACCGCCGCCCTGCTGGACGGCCGCGGGGTTGTGGAGATCTGGCCCTGGCTGCGTCTGCTGATCGTTTTCGACGTGCTGTATTTCTTCGTCTGTTTTTTGCTCTATGAATATGTGGTGGAAGAGTAA
- a CDS encoding cytochrome c biogenesis protein: MKSIKPLYLLLAVLTFLLVEGALYMAFLYAPTERTMGDVQRIFYFHVPSAWVAFLAFFVTCIASIAFLRTGKAAWDRLAASSAEIGVLFVSLVLITGPLWAKPVWTVYWTWDPRLTTSLVLWLIYVTYLMVRSYTADPQRGARFAAVFGIIGFLDVPVVYMSIRWWRTQHPAPVMGGGGGLAPEMFRTLMAGLLAFTVLYITLLLLSYRISTLQQKLQALEPSA; the protein is encoded by the coding sequence ATGAAATCAATCAAACCTCTCTACCTCCTCCTCGCGGTTCTGACCTTCCTGCTGGTCGAAGGCGCCCTCTATATGGCCTTTCTCTACGCTCCGACCGAGCGCACCATGGGTGACGTACAGCGGATCTTTTACTTCCATGTCCCCTCTGCCTGGGTCGCCTTCCTCGCCTTTTTCGTGACCTGCATCGCCAGCATCGCCTTTCTTCGCACGGGCAAGGCCGCGTGGGACCGTCTGGCGGCCTCCTCGGCGGAGATCGGCGTCCTCTTCGTCTCCCTGGTCCTGATCACCGGTCCGCTCTGGGCCAAGCCGGTCTGGACCGTTTACTGGACCTGGGATCCGCGCCTGACCACCTCCCTGGTCCTCTGGCTCATCTATGTCACCTACCTGATGGTGCGCAGCTATACAGCCGATCCGCAGCGCGGAGCCCGGTTCGCTGCCGTATTTGGCATCATCGGTTTTCTCGACGTTCCGGTCGTCTACATGTCTATCCGCTGGTGGCGGACCCAGCACCCCGCGCCCGTTATGGGCGGTGGCGGTGGCCTGGCCCCGGAGATGTTCCGCACCCTGATGGCCGGCCTGCTGGCCTTCACTGTGCTTTACATCACCCTGCTACTGCTCTCCTACCGCATCAGCACACTCCAGCAGAAACTGCAAGCCCTTGAACCTAGCGCCTGA
- a CDS encoding CcmD family protein, whose translation MQNLNFLFAAYSLIWLALFLFLLRLAKKVSRLEQELRRFEDK comes from the coding sequence ATGCAAAACCTAAATTTTCTCTTCGCTGCGTATTCCCTGATCTGGCTCGCCCTGTTTCTCTTTCTGCTGCGGCTGGCCAAAAAGGTGAGTCGGCTGGAGCAGGAACTCCGCCGCTTCGAGGACAAATGA
- a CDS encoding antibiotic biosynthesis monooxygenase, translated as MLVVHVHVHVKPEQVEAFRRATLENARCSVLEPGIARFDVIQQNDDPSRFVLIEVYRTPEAPAQHKETAHYAAWRDAVAEMMSEPRTSVKYVNLFPDDAGW; from the coding sequence ATGCTCGTGGTCCATGTGCATGTCCATGTCAAGCCGGAGCAGGTCGAGGCGTTCCGCCGGGCAACCCTCGAGAATGCCCGCTGCAGTGTGCTTGAGCCGGGCATTGCCCGCTTCGACGTGATTCAGCAGAACGATGACCCGTCGCGCTTCGTCCTGATCGAGGTTTATCGCACGCCGGAGGCCCCGGCGCAGCATAAGGAGACCGCCCACTACGCCGCCTGGCGCGATGCGGTCGCCGAAATGATGAGCGAACCCCGCACCAGTGTCAAGTATGTCAATCTTTTCCCCGATGATGCAGGCTGGTGA
- a CDS encoding iron-containing alcohol dehydrogenase has product MNFEFATAGRILFGSGVLRQIGPLAAAMGHSALIVSGRNDEAMETLQRPLDPLKVVIFTVTGEPTVEVIQAGVVAAKKAGSDLVIGFGGGSAIDTGKAIAAMAANPGDLTDYLEVIGAGKTISQSPLPFIAIPTTAGTGAEVTRNAVIASPEHRVKVSLRSPLMLPRLALVDPELTLSLPPAVTAATGLDALTQLIEPFTCNAPNPLIDPLCDAGIRRAAGALMRACKEGSNLQAREEMALASLFGGLALANARLGAVHGIAGPLGGMFHAPHGAVCAALLPHVMATNIRVLRERAAESPALLRYDQVAQLLTGSPAARAEEGAAWIADLCKHLQIPPLAAYGIGRADFPELIEKSARASSMKGNPVPLGADEIGALLESAL; this is encoded by the coding sequence ATGAATTTCGAGTTTGCCACAGCAGGGCGTATCCTCTTCGGCTCCGGGGTACTGCGACAGATCGGCCCCCTGGCAGCTGCAATGGGCCATAGCGCGCTGATCGTCAGCGGCCGTAACGACGAAGCCATGGAGACCCTGCAGCGTCCGCTGGATCCGTTGAAGGTGGTTATTTTTACAGTCACCGGCGAGCCTACGGTCGAGGTAATTCAGGCAGGCGTTGTGGCGGCAAAAAAAGCGGGTTCGGACCTGGTCATCGGCTTCGGCGGCGGCAGCGCCATCGATACTGGCAAGGCCATCGCGGCCATGGCAGCCAATCCCGGCGACCTGACCGACTATCTCGAGGTTATCGGCGCCGGCAAGACCATCAGTCAGTCTCCCTTGCCCTTCATCGCCATCCCGACCACAGCCGGCACCGGCGCTGAAGTCACCCGCAACGCGGTCATTGCCTCCCCCGAACATCGCGTCAAGGTCAGCCTGCGTTCCCCCCTGATGCTGCCGCGCCTCGCCCTGGTCGATCCGGAGCTGACCCTCTCCCTGCCGCCCGCGGTCACCGCCGCCACCGGCCTCGATGCCCTGACCCAGCTGATCGAACCGTTCACCTGCAATGCCCCCAACCCCTTGATCGACCCCCTCTGCGATGCCGGCATCCGCCGCGCCGCGGGCGCGCTCATGAGAGCCTGTAAAGAGGGGAGCAATCTGCAGGCGAGGGAGGAAATGGCTTTGGCGAGTTTATTCGGCGGCTTGGCTCTGGCCAACGCCCGGCTGGGCGCGGTGCACGGCATCGCCGGCCCCCTGGGCGGGATGTTCCATGCGCCGCACGGCGCTGTGTGTGCCGCGCTGCTGCCGCATGTCATGGCCACCAATATCCGCGTCCTGCGCGAACGCGCAGCGGAGAGTCCCGCCTTGCTGCGCTATGATCAAGTCGCCCAACTCCTAACCGGCAGCCCGGCAGCCCGCGCCGAAGAGGGTGCCGCCTGGATTGCGGATCTCTGCAAGCATCTCCAGATTCCCCCGCTGGCCGCTTACGGCATCGGCCGCGCCGATTTCCCCGAGCTGATCGAAAAATCGGCGCGGGCGAGCAGCATGAAAGGCAATCCCGTTCCACTCGGCGCGGATGAAATCGGCGCCCTGCTGGAGAGTGCCCTGTAA
- a CDS encoding DUF1846 domain-containing protein produces MPARIGFDNDTYLAEQSAEILRRIGQFGDKLFLEFGGKLLYDYHAARVLPGFDPNVKMRLLQKLADQVDIILCIHAGDIEHKKMRADFGISYDADALKLIDDLREWGIEVTAVVITRFEEQPAAIQFKNKLERRGIAVFTHKFTKGYPTHIEMIVSEEGYGANAYIPTAKPIVVVTGPGPGSGKLATALSQLYHERKRGIRAGYAKFETFPIWNLPLKHPVNVAYEAATADLRDFNMIDSHHLEAYNERTVNYNRDVEAFPLLRRIIEKITGEPCPYKSPTDMGVNRAGFGIIDDSAVREAAVQEIIRRYFRYTTEYALGMMDKGTVERAELIMEEIGARPEDRPVVVPARRAAGEAQRRGKGNEGIFCGAAVELPDGTIITGMNSPLLHSSAALILNAAKHLAGIPARIDLLPKNIIESLSHFKRDVLEKKRLSLDLEETLIALSISGANNPAAQAAVEKLKELRGCDVHTTHIPAPGDEAGLRKLGLNLTCDPDFASRYLFLS; encoded by the coding sequence ATGCCGGCCAGAATCGGTTTCGACAACGACACATATCTTGCGGAGCAATCCGCGGAAATTCTCCGCCGCATCGGACAATTCGGCGACAAGCTCTTTCTCGAATTCGGCGGCAAGCTGCTGTATGATTATCACGCCGCGCGGGTGCTCCCTGGATTCGATCCCAACGTCAAGATGCGGCTTCTGCAAAAGCTCGCCGACCAGGTCGACATCATCCTCTGCATCCATGCCGGCGATATCGAGCACAAAAAGATGCGCGCCGATTTCGGCATCTCCTATGATGCCGATGCCTTGAAACTCATCGATGATCTGCGCGAATGGGGCATCGAGGTGACCGCGGTGGTCATTACCCGCTTTGAAGAACAGCCGGCCGCCATCCAGTTTAAAAACAAGCTCGAGCGCCGCGGCATCGCCGTCTTCACCCACAAATTTACCAAGGGCTATCCCACCCATATCGAGATGATCGTCAGCGAGGAGGGGTACGGCGCCAACGCCTATATCCCGACCGCCAAACCCATCGTCGTCGTCACCGGCCCGGGACCGGGAAGCGGCAAACTCGCCACCGCCCTCTCCCAGCTCTACCATGAGCGCAAGCGCGGGATCCGCGCCGGTTATGCCAAATTCGAGACCTTCCCGATCTGGAACCTCCCGCTCAAACATCCGGTCAATGTAGCCTACGAAGCAGCGACCGCCGATCTGCGCGATTTCAACATGATCGATTCGCACCACCTCGAAGCCTACAACGAAAGGACCGTCAACTATAACCGCGATGTCGAGGCCTTCCCGCTGCTGCGCCGGATCATCGAAAAGATCACCGGCGAGCCGTGCCCTTACAAGTCGCCGACGGATATGGGCGTTAATCGGGCTGGTTTCGGGATCATTGATGACAGCGCTGTGCGCGAGGCGGCCGTGCAGGAGATCATCCGGCGCTATTTCCGCTACACCACAGAGTATGCTTTGGGGATGATGGACAAGGGAACCGTCGAACGGGCCGAACTGATCATGGAAGAGATCGGTGCACGGCCGGAGGACCGGCCGGTGGTGGTGCCTGCTCGTAGGGCAGCCGGAGAAGCCCAGCGCCGCGGCAAGGGGAATGAAGGCATTTTCTGCGGTGCTGCGGTGGAACTGCCTGACGGGACGATCATCACCGGCATGAATTCACCGCTGTTGCATTCCTCCGCCGCCCTGATCCTCAATGCCGCCAAACATCTGGCCGGCATTCCAGCCCGGATCGATCTCCTGCCCAAGAACATCATCGAATCGCTGAGCCATTTCAAACGGGACGTGCTCGAGAAGAAACGCCTCAGTCTCGATCTCGAAGAGACCCTGATCGCCCTCAGCATCAGCGGCGCCAACAATCCGGCCGCCCAGGCCGCCGTGGAAAAACTTAAGGAGCTGCGCGGCTGCGACGTCCACACCACCCATATTCCCGCCCCGGGCGATGAGGCCGGCCTGCGCAAACTCGGATTGAACCTGACCTGCGATCCCGACTTTGCCAGCCGCTATCTCTTCCTCAGCTGA
- a CDS encoding response regulator transcription factor: MAKILIIEDEPEMARGLRDNFEFDGHTVAVAADGEEGLKRALEPGIDLIILDVMLPKKSGLDVCRELRAARHTTPVIMLTARGQEIDKVLGLELGADDYITKPFSVRELLARVKAVLRRTGGQGESAPVQMGRLTLDFASYHAEDATGEVELTHKEFEILKYLHQHKGETISREQLLTEVWGYEASPTSRTVDNHMLLLRKKLEEDAEHPRHILTVHRVGYKYIG, from the coding sequence GTGGCAAAAATACTGATTATTGAGGATGAGCCCGAGATGGCCCGCGGCCTGCGGGACAATTTCGAATTCGACGGCCATACGGTCGCGGTGGCGGCAGATGGGGAGGAGGGACTGAAAAGGGCGCTCGAGCCCGGGATCGATCTGATCATTCTCGATGTCATGCTGCCGAAAAAATCGGGGCTCGATGTCTGCCGCGAGCTGCGCGCGGCCCGGCACACCACGCCGGTGATCATGCTCACCGCCCGCGGCCAGGAGATCGACAAGGTGCTCGGCCTCGAACTCGGCGCCGACGATTACATCACCAAGCCCTTCAGCGTGCGCGAACTGCTGGCGCGCGTCAAGGCAGTGCTGCGACGCACCGGCGGTCAGGGCGAATCCGCTCCGGTGCAGATGGGACGGCTCACCCTCGATTTTGCCTCCTATCACGCCGAGGATGCCACCGGGGAGGTGGAGCTGACCCACAAGGAGTTCGAGATTCTCAAGTACCTGCACCAGCACAAGGGCGAAACCATCTCCAGGGAGCAGCTGCTGACGGAGGTCTGGGGGTATGAGGCCAGTCCCACAAGCCGCACGGTCGACAACCATATGCTCCTGCTGCGCAAAAAGCTGGAGGAGGACGCCGAGCACCCGCGGCACATTCTCACCGTCCATCGGGTCGGCTATAAATACATCGGGTGA
- a CDS encoding ATP-binding protein: protein MKRTPFRKLLYWLIPLIVAPLLGYTAWQLLQRSRQQALIHSIYQQQLDSILLSVNQNAWDRLNAWTSLLAIMVQSSTGNERRLEAELAAFIARYPAVAAALIEEGRSVRAAAARGPAARAARDSTTAARGTVDALPAPAIDPAALQKVLSDSSQPVARMFALAAQNYIRPLAIPWQPQGYTLLLTPLIARPGAEGLCAALLVDQRRFVEETVAARLRDTGRGLFDFVVRNRRSGGILYGSQTLAAADFEQTAPLWILPDLELQIKLRGMTLTALAGRQTRINLLFLAAVNVVLLLGVTLLIRNMVREVQLARQKSDFVANVSHELRTPLALIRLYAETLELDRVPDEARRKEYYRTIMNESARLTQLINNILDFSRIEAGRKVYHFAEEDLTEIAAGILDLYRFHLEQKGFSLQEELAAGLPRVAVDREAAGLALVNLIDNAVKYSGEVKEIRVKLEQRGRELHLAVTDRGIGIPEAEQQRIFEKFYRVESSLVRSTGGSGLGLALVEHIMAAHGGRVLVESRLGRGSTFTLVFPVRQNASQA, encoded by the coding sequence ATGAAAAGGACCCCGTTCCGGAAACTGCTCTACTGGCTGATTCCGCTGATCGTCGCGCCACTGCTGGGATATACCGCCTGGCAGCTCCTGCAGCGCAGCCGGCAGCAGGCGCTGATTCACTCGATCTATCAGCAGCAGCTCGACAGCATCCTCCTCTCGGTCAACCAGAACGCCTGGGACCGCCTGAATGCCTGGACCAGTCTCCTCGCCATCATGGTCCAGTCCAGCACAGGGAATGAGCGCCGCCTCGAGGCCGAACTCGCGGCGTTCATTGCGCGCTATCCCGCCGTCGCCGCGGCACTCATCGAGGAGGGCCGCAGCGTCCGCGCCGCCGCCGCGCGCGGCCCGGCCGCGCGTGCCGCAAGGGACAGTACCACTGCTGCGCGTGGCACCGTAGACGCGCTTCCCGCTCCAGCCATCGATCCCGCCGCCCTGCAAAAGGTCCTGAGCGATTCCTCCCAGCCGGTTGCGCGCATGTTCGCGCTGGCGGCGCAGAACTATATCCGTCCCCTCGCCATCCCCTGGCAGCCGCAAGGCTATACCCTGCTGCTGACGCCGCTGATCGCGCGGCCCGGTGCGGAGGGGCTTTGCGCCGCCCTTCTGGTGGACCAGCGGCGCTTTGTCGAGGAAACCGTGGCGGCGCGCCTGCGCGATACCGGCCGCGGCCTCTTTGATTTCGTTGTTCGCAACCGCCGCAGCGGTGGGATTCTCTATGGTTCGCAGACGCTCGCCGCCGCTGATTTTGAGCAGACGGCCCCGCTGTGGATCCTCCCCGATCTCGAGCTGCAGATCAAGCTGCGCGGCATGACCCTGACCGCCCTCGCCGGCCGGCAGACCCGGATCAATCTCCTTTTCCTCGCGGCCGTCAACGTTGTGCTGCTGCTCGGCGTGACCCTGCTGATCCGCAATATGGTGCGGGAGGTGCAGCTCGCCCGGCAGAAGAGCGATTTTGTCGCCAATGTCTCGCACGAGCTGCGCACGCCGCTCGCCCTCATCCGCTTGTACGCGGAGACCCTCGAGCTCGATCGCGTGCCGGACGAGGCGCGCCGGAAGGAGTACTACCGCACCATCATGAACGAAAGCGCGCGGCTGACCCAGCTGATCAACAACATCCTCGATTTCTCGCGGATCGAGGCCGGGCGCAAGGTCTATCATTTCGCGGAGGAAGATCTGACCGAAATCGCGGCGGGCATCCTCGATCTCTACCGCTTTCATCTCGAGCAAAAGGGCTTTTCTTTGCAGGAGGAACTGGCGGCAGGGCTGCCGCGGGTTGCGGTGGACCGCGAGGCGGCCGGACTGGCGCTGGTCAACCTCATCGACAATGCGGTCAAGTACAGCGGCGAGGTCAAGGAGATCCGGGTCAAGCTGGAGCAGCGCGGCCGGGAGCTGCATCTGGCGGTGACGGACCGCGGCATCGGCATCCCCGAGGCGGAGCAACAGCGGATATTCGAAAAGTTTTACCGCGTCGAGAGCAGCCTGGTGCGCAGCACCGGCGGCAGCGGGCTGGGACTCGCGCTGGTGGAGCATATCATGGCGGCGCACGGCGGCCGCGTCCTGGTCGAGAGCCGGCTTGGCCGCGGCAGCACCTTCACTCTGGTTTTCCCGGTCCGGCAAAACGCATCGCAAGCATAA